The DNA sequence GCGAGGCGATCCGGCGCAGACCCTACTCCGTGCTCCTCTTCGACGAGATCGAGAAGGCCCACTTCGACGTCTTCAACCTCCTCCTCCAGATCCTGGACGACGGCCGCCTCACCGACGGCAAGGGCAGGACGGTGGATTTCAAGAACTGCATCATCATCATGACCTCGAACCTGGGCAGCGCCGACATCCTGGACTACCGGGGGGCCTCCGACGGAACCGAATTCGAGAGGATGAAGCAGGCCGTGATCCGGAAACTGGCTCAGCACTTCCGTCCCGAGTTTCTGAATCGAATCGACGACCGGATCGTCTTCCACTCCCTGTCTCAGGATCATCTGAAACAGATCGTGGAGATTCAGTTGGATCTCTTGCGGCAGCGCCTGAAAGAGCGCCGAATGACTTTGGAGTTGAGCAACGAGCTCAGGATGCAACTGGTGCGGGAGGGCTACGATCCCGTCTACGGAGCCCGTCCGCTCAAGCGGGCCATTCAGCGGCGGATCGAGAATCCACTGGCGCGGCTCATCGTTGCCGGCTCACTGACGGAAGGCGCCCGGATCCAGGCGGAAGCGGCTCCCGGCGGGGGCGAACCGGTCTTCAGTCACGATTCCGACAGGCGGAAGACCGGCGTTGCCGGCTGACCGGGGCCTGGGCGTGTCGAGCGTCCCAGGACCTACTGCGGGATGCGAAGCGTCTGGCCCGGGTGGATACGATCACGGTGCCGGATGTTGTTGGCCCTCTGGATTTGGCTGGGCGAAACCCCGAATCGCTTGGCAATGCGCCAAAGATTGTCTCCTCGCCGGACCCGATAGACCTCCGGGCTGCCCGATCTGGCGGCGTTGCCGCGTTGAGCCCTGGAAGGGGTCGGGCTCTGGGCCTCGGCGACGGTGCGGCTCTTCTTTTTGGGCTTCGACACCGTGAGAACCTCTCCGGCGTAGATCCGCGTGCCCCGGATGCTGTTGTTCCGTCTGAGAGTGGCCACCGACGTCCCGAACCGCCGGGCGATCCCGCTCAACGTATCTCCATGCCGGACGCGATACTCACCTGGTCCGACCTCCCTCCGCTGCGCGAGTTGCACCCGCGGAGCCGACCTGAGAGCGGCCGTTACCTGCTCGCGCTTGCCGGGCGGGAAATAGAGGCTCACTCCCGCCGGTAGCACTCCCGTCCTCCTCCACACCCTGCTCCGAATATGGGGGTTGAGCCGCCGAAGCGTATTCATCTTGACCCCGGAGTGCGTCACCAGATCACCGACCCGCCGGTTCGCCTGGAGCCGGACCGAAGCAAAGGTCCTCGGTTCGTCCATTTGAATGGGGCCGAAGTACTTTTCCGGGTTTCGGCCGATCTCGATGGCGGCCAGGAACTCGGCATAGAAATTCTGTCCGGCGAAGCCGTAGGTCCGGGAACGATAGCGTTTGATGATGACTCGCAGGTCCGGGCCATGGCGCCGCTTGGCCCTCGCCATGCCATTGGCCCCCTGGTTGTAGGCGGTCACCGCCAAAGGCCAGTTCCCCAGTCTCCGATAGTTGGCCCTGAGCAGGCGGGCGGCCGCTTCGGTGGCCCGAATCGGATGGAGCCGCTCGTCCACCGAGCGATTGATCTTCATGTACAGGCGGCCCGTCGACCGCATGAACTGCCAGACGCCCGCCGCTCCGGCATGGGAATAGGCCCGGTCGTTGAAGCTGGACTCCACGTGGGGAAGATAGGCCAGCTCTTCCGGCAT is a window from the Acidobacteriota bacterium genome containing:
- a CDS encoding LysM peptidoglycan-binding domain-containing protein, producing MPVLLIFLLIAVSQPVSAQSTELFSTEGYRDRMKFWTDVFTRYGEGEYQIHDKHDLRLVYRVVRTGDRQTGRTATRRRRQKLRNARADVRRLLLDLARREPSGWSGKHREIAEVVRSAGYSLSSKTLKRLSGNVRHQRGIRERFRAGVIRSGRYLKRMKEIFRSEGMPEELAYLPHVESSFNDRAYSHAGAAGVWQFMRSTGRLYMKINRSVDERLHPIRATEAAARLLRANYRRLGNWPLAVTAYNQGANGMARAKRRHGPDLRVIIKRYRSRTYGFAGQNFYAEFLAAIEIGRNPEKYFGPIQMDEPRTFASVRLQANRRVGDLVTHSGVKMNTLRRLNPHIRSRVWRRTGVLPAGVSLYFPPGKREQVTAALRSAPRVQLAQRREVGPGEYRVRHGDTLSGIARRFGTSVATLRRNNSIRGTRIYAGEVLTVSKPKKKSRTVAEAQSPTPSRAQRGNAARSGSPEVYRVRRGDNLWRIAKRFGVSPSQIQRANNIRHRDRIHPGQTLRIPQ